In the genome of Microbacterium saperdae, one region contains:
- a CDS encoding DUF6112 family protein has protein sequence MPATTLTLLSAENVYPDLSGVGGRSTLIEIVGALLTIVLIVSILMLVVSGIVWAVSSSAGNPQTAAKGKVGVFVALGAAVLAGAGVTWMNFLLSLGDTL, from the coding sequence ATGCCCGCCACCACCCTGACGCTGCTATCGGCCGAGAACGTCTACCCCGACCTGAGTGGTGTCGGAGGCCGCTCGACCCTCATCGAGATCGTCGGCGCGCTGCTGACGATCGTGCTGATCGTCTCGATCCTCATGCTCGTCGTCTCCGGGATCGTCTGGGCCGTGTCCTCGTCAGCGGGGAACCCGCAGACCGCTGCGAAAGGAAAAGTCGGGGTGTTCGTCGCGCTCGGAGCCGCCGTCCTCGCAGGCGCCGGGGTCACCTGGATGAACTTCTTGTTGAGCCTCGGCGACACCCTCTGA
- a CDS encoding M23 family metallopeptidase — translation MNKLLAAAATFMLLTPMLGLLSIGVLVNPALLNQGNCIASGVVLGPIPDSLEVTMKDGYTFTLNKQQLTHAGTIITVGANTPGVGRDGILIALMAALTESTLRQLANTGTYPESGGYPNDGNGSDHDSLGLFQMRPQSGWGTVAELMDTTYQARAFYGGPDGPNYPSPRGLLDIPGWQQMGKGEAAQAVEVSAYPDRYQNYEPVARTILDTLTRNNSGGNGSGVPGDTNIPETSRLVFPLPTGSYVHTSSFGPRIDPITGEARLHAGTDWAAPDGTPIFALADGLVTYAGMVDGYSGQITLEHTIGGEKVATKYIHMWAHGIHVTTGDRVTAGQHIGDVGSSGHSTGPHLHFQVHPGGANAPAVDAEPWLAEHGVEGIDAPVGGGPGCTT, via the coding sequence ATGAATAAGCTCCTTGCCGCCGCAGCCACGTTCATGCTGCTCACCCCAATGCTCGGGCTGCTCAGCATCGGCGTGCTCGTGAACCCGGCCCTCCTCAACCAGGGGAACTGCATCGCCAGCGGTGTCGTCCTTGGCCCGATCCCCGACTCGCTCGAGGTCACCATGAAAGACGGATACACCTTCACCCTCAACAAGCAGCAGCTCACCCACGCCGGAACGATCATCACCGTCGGAGCGAATACTCCTGGGGTGGGGCGGGATGGGATTCTGATCGCGTTGATGGCGGCGCTGACGGAGTCGACGCTGCGGCAGCTCGCGAACACCGGCACCTACCCCGAGTCCGGCGGCTACCCCAACGATGGCAACGGCTCCGATCACGACAGCTTGGGTCTGTTTCAGATGCGTCCGCAGTCCGGGTGGGGCACGGTCGCTGAGCTCATGGACACGACCTATCAGGCGCGGGCGTTCTACGGTGGCCCCGACGGCCCCAACTACCCCTCACCGCGAGGTCTGCTCGACATCCCGGGGTGGCAGCAGATGGGCAAGGGCGAAGCCGCGCAGGCCGTCGAAGTGTCCGCGTACCCGGATCGGTATCAGAACTACGAGCCCGTCGCCCGTACGATCCTCGACACCCTCACCCGCAACAACAGCGGCGGGAACGGCAGCGGTGTGCCCGGGGACACGAACATTCCCGAGACGAGCCGGCTGGTGTTCCCACTACCGACGGGCAGTTATGTGCACACGTCGTCGTTCGGGCCGCGGATCGACCCTATCACCGGGGAAGCGCGTCTGCACGCCGGGACCGATTGGGCAGCCCCCGACGGCACACCGATCTTTGCCCTCGCCGACGGCCTGGTCACCTACGCCGGGATGGTCGATGGGTATTCGGGACAGATCACCCTCGAACACACCATCGGCGGCGAGAAGGTCGCGACGAAATACATCCACATGTGGGCACACGGCATCCACGTCACCACTGGTGACCGGGTCACCGCGGGCCAACACATCGGCGACGTCGGATCCTCCGGCCACTCGACCGGCCCGCACCTGCATTTCCAGGTCCATCCCGGCGGCGCGAACGCCCCCGCCGTCGACGCCGAACCCTGGCTCGCAGAACACGGCGTGGAAGGCATCGACGCGCCGGTCGGCGGCGGCCCGGGCTGCACCACCTGA
- a CDS encoding ParB/RepB/Spo0J family partition protein yields MEHALDQLKSGSQFRRDPDEDLDELCESIRRTGVLNPPAVTEGYVIITGNRRVAAMQRLGMRVTPIWVVPGVSDKLSYVLAVRDEQTLQKALKPLEQAELYEELKALYAEDAARVKAGSLFGDGGKKQDRSGGADSAPPLDLANLNDRKARVQAARAVTGRDSRTMLEQINQLKHIAADDSEDPYVRQHAAEALLEINEDRKVNGRFQAVKTRQNLSRLTRFAEHPDTPEQARTAAATELRTLHDIDSPAEALKESGLALARVTEIQKAATDPALIGWKDVDPLLREKHQIRKLVDLLRREHGWWDRYNPEDFGRYADAEQWELVQTYITEAATFLDQARTAREDTTDADV; encoded by the coding sequence TTGGAGCATGCGCTGGATCAGTTGAAGAGCGGGTCGCAGTTTCGGCGTGACCCGGATGAGGATCTGGATGAGCTGTGTGAGTCGATCCGTCGCACTGGGGTGTTGAACCCGCCCGCGGTGACCGAGGGGTACGTGATCATCACCGGGAACCGCCGGGTCGCGGCGATGCAGCGTCTCGGGATGCGGGTGACGCCGATCTGGGTCGTCCCGGGCGTGTCCGACAAGCTCTCCTACGTTCTCGCGGTCCGTGACGAGCAGACCCTCCAGAAAGCGTTGAAACCCTTGGAACAAGCAGAACTCTACGAAGAACTGAAAGCCCTCTACGCGGAGGACGCGGCACGGGTGAAGGCGGGATCGTTGTTCGGCGACGGCGGGAAGAAGCAGGACAGGAGCGGTGGTGCCGATTCGGCACCACCGCTCGACCTCGCCAATCTCAACGATAGGAAGGCGCGGGTGCAGGCGGCACGCGCGGTGACGGGGAGGGATTCGCGGACGATGCTGGAGCAGATCAACCAGCTCAAACACATCGCCGCGGACGACAGCGAAGACCCCTATGTGCGCCAGCACGCCGCCGAAGCGTTGCTGGAGATCAACGAGGACCGGAAGGTCAACGGCCGCTTCCAAGCAGTCAAGACGAGACAGAACCTCTCCCGCCTCACCCGGTTTGCCGAACACCCCGACACTCCGGAGCAGGCACGCACCGCTGCCGCCACAGAACTGCGAACCCTTCATGACATCGATTCACCGGCCGAAGCTTTGAAGGAATCCGGGCTCGCGTTGGCTCGCGTCACCGAAATCCAGAAGGCCGCGACCGACCCGGCCCTGATCGGGTGGAAAGACGTGGACCCGCTGCTGCGGGAGAAACACCAGATCCGCAAGCTCGTCGATCTGCTGCGCCGGGAGCACGGCTGGTGGGACCGCTACAACCCCGAAGACTTCGGAAGATACGCCGACGCCGAGCAGTGGGAACTCGTCCAGACCTACATCACTGAAGCCGCAACATTCCTCGACCAGGCACGCACCGCACGGGAAGACACCACCGATGCCGACGTTTGA
- a CDS encoding DUF2637 domain-containing protein: MTRPAVTARAPRDPDLSPGKQAADGPSSGGVSRFVVVLAVTGTILLALGAFWLSFTTLRDLAVLSGIPEGQAWMWPLIVDGVILEATISVVALRDSARTARRFAWLLLGAGAGVSVAANITHAVVAADTRVPALIAALVASVPPLVLLAMTHLTVELTRNTTPTPTVREPSIQPLTSDQASTATAVDTPPQSEQDAGLEPPEATVAARPETITAGRPVAARGGSGRKEDARVRAIALDAEGVSKRQIAAQLGVHPTTVGRWVNAPDRQQDGDPHD; the protein is encoded by the coding sequence ATGACCCGCCCGGCAGTGACGGCTCGCGCCCCGCGCGATCCAGACCTGAGCCCGGGCAAACAAGCAGCCGACGGCCCATCATCCGGTGGGGTGTCGCGGTTCGTGGTCGTGCTCGCGGTCACCGGAACGATCCTGCTCGCGTTGGGTGCGTTCTGGTTGTCGTTCACGACGCTCCGTGATCTCGCGGTCCTTTCCGGGATTCCGGAGGGGCAGGCGTGGATGTGGCCGTTGATCGTGGACGGTGTGATCTTGGAAGCCACGATCAGCGTCGTCGCGCTGCGGGATTCTGCCCGCACCGCGAGGCGGTTCGCGTGGCTGCTGTTGGGCGCGGGTGCCGGAGTGTCGGTGGCGGCGAACATCACCCACGCGGTCGTGGCCGCCGACACCCGCGTCCCCGCCCTCATCGCCGCTCTGGTCGCGTCGGTGCCACCACTGGTGCTGCTGGCGATGACGCATCTCACCGTCGAACTCACCCGCAACACCACACCCACCCCAACCGTTCGCGAGCCAAGCATTCAGCCGTTGACGAGCGACCAGGCGAGCACAGCCACGGCGGTCGACACCCCACCCCAGTCCGAACAGGACGCGGGACTCGAGCCGCCGGAAGCGACGGTCGCGGCGCGGCCAGAGACGATCACCGCGGGGCGTCCGGTGGCGGCCCGCGGAGGAAGCGGGCGCAAGGAAGATGCCCGGGTTCGGGCGATTGCGCTTGATGCGGAGGGGGTGTCGAAGCGGCAGATCGCCGCGCAGCTCGGCGTGCACCCGACCACTGTTGGCCGATGGGTGAACGCACCTGACCGTCAACAGGACGGAGACCCCCATGACTGA
- a CDS encoding helix-turn-helix domain-containing protein, translating into MLHSASTGRVAVDATKVMIVNSGTTTLRHETGEVDLAAGQVVLLPPGRWYAGEPAGLVITTTAYFDTAFLEEQERWTSQSSAPAPLVLSDSHRSDPTVLDVPSTVFPHVNASLQRLIDGERHHLPTLRRLSLAVDLLDILTRPVPEHSPEHPSVRHAIALLLNDLGRAWTMDVLADEAAISRSQLARLFARHVGTSPAAFLRNERSRRMADLLRSSSDTVETIARRVGWTDPSHASRAFRQVHGLSPQQYRQISRP; encoded by the coding sequence GTGCTCCACTCCGCCTCGACGGGTCGGGTTGCTGTCGACGCGACCAAGGTGATGATCGTGAACTCGGGCACCACGACGCTCAGGCACGAGACCGGTGAAGTCGATCTTGCTGCAGGGCAGGTCGTGCTGCTCCCTCCAGGCCGCTGGTATGCGGGAGAACCCGCCGGTCTAGTCATCACCACCACCGCATACTTCGACACGGCATTCCTTGAGGAGCAGGAGCGCTGGACCTCTCAGTCCAGCGCTCCTGCTCCTCTTGTGCTTTCAGATAGTCACCGGTCGGACCCGACCGTGCTCGATGTGCCTTCCACAGTGTTCCCGCATGTGAATGCTTCCCTGCAACGGTTGATCGACGGTGAACGGCACCATTTGCCGACACTTCGCCGCTTGAGTCTGGCAGTGGACCTGCTCGATATCCTCACGCGACCCGTCCCCGAGCACTCGCCCGAACACCCCTCGGTGCGCCACGCAATCGCGTTGCTCTTGAACGATCTTGGCCGCGCGTGGACCATGGATGTTCTCGCCGACGAGGCCGCGATCTCTCGATCGCAACTCGCCCGACTCTTCGCCCGCCACGTCGGCACAAGCCCAGCAGCGTTCCTTCGCAACGAACGTTCACGACGCATGGCCGATCTTCTACGCTCAAGCAGCGACACTGTCGAAACCATCGCACGTCGCGTCGGATGGACCGACCCCAGCCACGCCTCACGCGCCTTCCGTCAGGTACACGGTCTGTCCCCGCAGCAGTATCGGCAAATCTCTCGACCATAG
- a CDS encoding NADPH-dependent FMN reductase: MSKNVSVLVGSLRRGSYARKIAHNAIGYFPEDYDARIVEIRDLPLYDFDYDDPEVTDKPTPPEYTQFREIIKASDGVLFVTPENNRTIPACLKNAIDIGSKPNSDVAWKNLPAGIISHSVGRMGGYSSQKNLRLALSYFDMPTPGQPEVFLSQSPTLFGEDGNISQESTVQFLRDYILRFARLIEGQNSVR; encoded by the coding sequence TTGAGTAAGAACGTCTCCGTCCTTGTCGGCAGTCTGCGCCGCGGCTCCTACGCACGCAAGATCGCCCACAATGCCATCGGATACTTTCCCGAAGACTACGACGCACGCATCGTTGAGATCCGCGACCTTCCTCTCTACGACTTCGACTACGACGATCCCGAAGTCACTGACAAACCCACCCCGCCGGAATACACCCAGTTCCGCGAGATCATCAAAGCCTCCGACGGCGTGTTGTTCGTCACACCAGAGAACAACCGCACCATCCCCGCCTGCCTGAAAAACGCCATCGACATCGGCTCCAAACCCAACAGCGATGTCGCCTGGAAGAACCTGCCCGCAGGGATCATCAGCCACTCCGTTGGCCGCATGGGCGGGTACAGCTCGCAGAAGAACCTCCGGCTCGCACTCTCCTACTTCGACATGCCCACCCCCGGACAGCCCGAGGTCTTCCTTTCCCAATCACCCACCCTTTTCGGTGAGGATGGGAACATCTCGCAGGAATCGACCGTGCAGTTCCTCCGGGACTACATCCTCCGCTTCGCTCGACTCATCGAAGGTCAGAACTCGGTGCGTTGA
- the nrdF gene encoding class 1b ribonucleoside-diphosphate reductase subunit beta — protein sequence MTLTDTTRPITEISVTPPGYRHDPAARLRPINWNRVGDDKDLEVWNRLTANFWLPEKVPLSNDLPAWQKLTQEERTLTMRVFTGLTMLDTVQATVGEICQIQDARTEHEEAVYTNIAFMQSVHARSYSSVFSTLTSTPEIDDAYRWAVANDLLQERCKKVLAHYYGDDPLKRKVSSTLLSSLLLYAGFYLPLHFSVHATLTNTADMIRLILRDKAVHGYYSGYKYQRGLETHTLAEQEHMREFTYALLDELYELELAYSGELYEPLGLMDDVAVFVRYNANKALMNLGYPARFTPEEAEVNPEILAALAPGADENHDFFSGSGSSYIIGKAVDTSDDDWDF from the coding sequence ATGACCCTCACCGACACCACGCGCCCGATCACCGAGATCTCCGTCACCCCACCGGGCTATCGGCACGACCCAGCAGCCCGACTGCGTCCCATCAACTGGAACCGCGTCGGAGACGACAAAGACCTCGAGGTATGGAACCGCCTCACCGCGAACTTCTGGCTCCCCGAGAAGGTGCCCCTCTCCAACGACCTCCCCGCCTGGCAGAAACTCACCCAGGAAGAGCGCACGCTGACCATGCGCGTGTTCACCGGGCTCACCATGCTCGACACCGTACAAGCCACCGTCGGAGAGATCTGCCAGATCCAGGACGCCCGCACCGAGCACGAAGAGGCCGTCTACACCAACATCGCGTTCATGCAGTCCGTACACGCCCGCTCCTACTCCAGCGTGTTCTCCACCCTCACCTCGACACCCGAGATCGACGACGCCTACCGGTGGGCCGTCGCCAACGACCTCCTCCAAGAGCGCTGCAAGAAGGTGCTCGCGCACTACTACGGGGATGACCCGCTCAAGCGGAAGGTCTCCTCCACGCTGCTCTCGTCCCTGCTGCTGTATGCGGGCTTCTACCTGCCGCTGCACTTCTCCGTCCACGCGACCCTCACGAACACCGCGGACATGATCCGGCTCATCCTGCGCGACAAGGCCGTGCACGGTTACTACTCCGGCTACAAGTACCAGCGCGGCCTCGAAACCCACACCCTCGCCGAGCAGGAACACATGCGCGAGTTCACCTATGCGCTCCTCGACGAGCTCTACGAGCTCGAACTGGCCTACTCCGGTGAGCTCTACGAACCGCTCGGCCTCATGGACGACGTCGCCGTCTTCGTCCGCTACAACGCGAACAAAGCCCTCATGAACCTCGGCTACCCCGCCCGCTTCACCCCAGAAGAGGCCGAAGTCAACCCCGAAATCCTCGCCGCCCTCGCACCCGGAGCGGACGAGAACCACGACTTCTTCTCCGGATCCGGGTCCTCCTACATCATCGGCAAAGCCGTCGACACCAGCGACGACGACTGGGACTTCTAA